The following proteins are co-located in the Neodiprion virginianus isolate iyNeoVirg1 chromosome 6, iyNeoVirg1.1, whole genome shotgun sequence genome:
- the LOC124307324 gene encoding disheveled-associated activator of morphogenesis 1 isoform X2, whose protein sequence is MDTVIEKMGKLNLRIPSCPVKKPAPLKEFVGRCQTMPSRVKKSFCGCLQDDEPPEITYCVVEHTGTLTLQAMTPTLPMPAEEELNKMFLELVEELDLTQTNRQAVLALPANKKWQIYCSRKGNGTLDNGGLRTTDLSGDPEDYINRVKTIASTPFPEEGEEISNQMRQVEALKTALRTQPHSFVLRFIELDGLTALLQVLGTMDTDATNSNLHTSVIGCLKALMNNSNGRAHVLAHPTAINTISQSLATENIKTKISVLEILGAVCLVPGGHRKVLEAMLHFQQYHSERTRFQSIVNDLDKNFGIYKDNLSLKTAIMSFINAVLNYGPGQVTLEFRLHLRYELLMLGIQPIIEKLRKYENETLDRHLDFFEMVRNEDEKELARKFEKEHVDTKSATAMFDLLRRKLSHTAAYPHLLSLLEHCLLLPLDYGSHPQHWLLFDRIVQQIVLQSEGTGTPPTKNPDVAPIEINVKEIVHLLAKEEELVAAKKKAEELEKENSDMSSRLAKKEQELDLRTQEKEDMEASLSRIKERLEKETSLHIETKQRISELQDNVETLSRQVNNEKSERKRLEQLVASGSLPDDAKATIKIVEDEVAEVEAKPMPPPPPPPPLAPPPPPSLMPTAPPPMKVEIVKNVPQPGNPLKSFNWSKIPEQKLQGTIWSELDDTKLYNVMDLESIDKIFCAYQKNGVPTEGSIEDLRNLGKNKKTMSVIDSRRAQNCTILLSKLKMSDNDITRAILSMDQQNILHIDMVEQLLKYIPSSEESALLDLHQKDLQSRADCFLYQISKVPHYEQRLRSLHYKKKFAASIAELTPRMRSVLEASRQVARSRRLRKLLELVLALGNYVNRGNARGNAAGFRLASLNRLVDTKSSCAKGTTLLHYLVQMLESRFREVLDIEEDMPHVRTAARVSMADLQKEVANLKNGLSDVQREIEFHRGQSQVLQGDMFLPAMREFQAQATCRLAEAEDLFQDMKTRFDRAVRLFGEDSAGVQPDEFFGIFENFLQALAEARQDVENMRRKVEEEERRAKQEQELRKRTMERKNSREGILNSISLGNKTQSNGNNQGDNKGEFDDLISALRTGDVFGEDIAKFKRSKRRPVTPSGQESRRHSAHREDSRERH, encoded by the exons AGAATTCCAAGTTGTCCGGTGAAGAAACCGGCGCCTCTGAAAGAGTTCGTGGGTCGGTGCCAGACGATGCCGTCGAGGGTGAAAAAGTCGTTCTGCGGTTGCCTGCAG GATGACGAACCGCCGGAGATAACCTATTGCGTAGTGGAGCACACGGGTACGTTAACGTTGCAAGCGATGACCCCGACGCTGCCAATGCCCGCGGAGGAGGAGCTGAATAAAATGTTCCTAGAGCTGGTGGAGGAGTTGGATCTTACACAAACGAACAGACAAGCGGTCTTGGCTCTACCGGCTAATAAAAAATGGCAGATTTACTGCTCCCGGAAGGGTAATGGCACCCTGGACAATGGCGGACTGAGAACAACAGACTTGAGCGGTGATCCCGAGGACTACATCAACAGGGTCAAAACGATCGCTAGT ACCCCGTTTCCCGAAGAAGGCGAGGAAATTTCAAACCAAATGCGGCAGGTCGAAGCCCTGAAGACGGCTCTTCGGACCCAGCCGCATAGCTTCGTTTTGAGGTTTATAGAGCTCGATGGTCTTACCGCGCTTCTTCAGGTTTTAGGGACAATGGACACGGACGCGACGAACAGCAACCTCCACACGAGTGTTATTGGCTGCTTGAAAGCTCTTATGAACAATTCG AACGGAAGAGCTCACGTCCTGGCTCATCCAACAGCCATAAATACGATATCACAGTCCCTCGCTACGGAAAATATTAAGACGAAAATATCGGTTTTGGAAATACTCGGTGCTGTTTGCCTCGTACCCGGCGGTCACCGGAAGGTCCTCGAAGCGATGTTACACTTCCAGCAATATCACTCTGAGAGAACAAGGTTTCAGAGTATAGTGAACGATCTGGACAAGAATTTCGGTATATACAAGGATAACCTGTCTCTGAAGACGGCGATAATGTCGTTTATAAACGCGGTGCTGAATTACGGCCCCGGACAAGTCACCCTAGAGTTCAGACTTCACTTGAGGTACGAACTGCTGATGCTCGGTATTCAACCCATCATCGAGAAGCTGAGAAAATATGAGAACGAGACGCTGGACAGGCACTTGGACTTCTTCGAGATGGTCAGAAATGAAGATGAGAAGGAATTGGCCCGGAAATTCGAGAAGGAACACGTCGACACGAAGAGCGCTACAGCTATGTTCGATTTGTTGAGAAGAAAGCTCAGTCATACCGCAGCGTATCCTCATCTTTTGAGTCTGTTGGAGCATTGTCTTCTGCTGCCTC TTGACTACGGCTCGCACCCTCAACACTGGCTCCTCTTTGACCGGATCGTTCAGCAGATCGTCCTTCAATCGGAAGGTACCGGAACTCCACCGACAAAAAATCCAGACGTTGCTCCAATCGAGATAAACGTTAAGGAAATTGTCCATCTTCTTGCGAAGGAGGAAGAGCTTGTAGCGGCCAAGAAGAAGGCCGAAGAactggaaaaagaaaactcggACATGTCATCCCGGCTGGCCAAGAAGGAACAGGAACTGGACCTTAGGACGCAGGAAAAA GAAGACATGGAGGCCAGTCTATCGAGGATAAAGGAACGGCTTGAGAAGGAGACGTCGTTGCACATAGAGACGAAACAACGAATATCCGAGCTCCAGGACAACGTGGAGACCCTTTCGCGGCAGGTAAACAATGAAAAGTCGGAGAGGAAGCGACTGGAACAGCTCGTTGCTTCGGGGAGTCTTCCGGATGATGCCAAGGCTACGATAAAGATCGTCGAGGACGAGGTCGCGGAGGTCGAGGCCAAACCAATGCCGCCACCCCCACCGCCACCTCCACTGGCCCCGCCACCTCCCCCCTCTTTGATGCCGACTGCTCCACCGCCCATGAAAGTTGAGATTGTCAAAAATGTGCCGCAGCCCGGAAATCCGCTCAAGTCTTTCAACTGGTCAAAAATACCCGAGCAGAAGCTTCAGGGCACGATTTGGTCCGAATTGGACGACACGAAGCTCTACAACGTAATGGACCTCGAGTCCATTGACAAGATATTTTGCGCCTATCAGAAGAATGGCGTACCGACTGAAGGCTCGATAGAGGACCTCCGGAACTTGGGTAAAAACAAGAAGACCATGTCTGTCATCGACTCGAGGAGGGCGCAAAACTGCACCATTCTTCTGTCCAAGCTCAAAATGTCCGACAACGACATCACCAGGGCCATTTTGTCCATGGATCAACAGAATATACTTCACATAGACATGGTTGAACAACTCCTCAAGTACATACCATCCTCCGAGGAGTCAGCGTTACTCGACCTTCATCAGAAGGACCTCCAAAGCAGGGCGGATTGCTTCTTGTATCAAATATCCAA AGTACCTCATTACGAGCAGAGGTTAAGGTCTTTGCActacaagaaaaaatttgctgCCAGTATCGCCGAGCTGACGCCGCGAATGCGATCGGTTCTGGAAGCAAGCCGTCAAGTGGCGCGTTCAAGGAGATTGAGGAAACTTTTGGAGTTAGTTTTGGCTCTCGGAAATTACGTGAATCGAGGTAACGCCCGTGGCAATGCGGCCGGGTTTAGATTGGCGTCTCTCAATCGATTGGTGGATACTAAATCGTCGTGCGCAAAGGGCACCACGCTTCTTCACTACCTGGTCCAAATGCTGGAGTCGAGGTTCAGAGAGGTTCTTGACATCGAGGAAGACATGCCGCACGTCAGAACCGCCGCCAGAGTTAGCATGGCTGACCTGCAAAAAGAAgttgcgaatttgaaaaacggaTTGTCTGACGTGCAACGGGAAATCG AATTCCACAGGGGACAATCCCAAGTACTCCAAGGCGACATGTTCCTCCCAGCAATGAGGGAATTTCAGGCACAAGCTACATGCAGACTAGCGGAAGCTGAAGATCTGTTCCAAGATATGAAAACTAGG TTTGATAGAGCAGTGCGATTGTTTGGCGAAGATTCGGCTGGCGTACAGCCTGAcgaattttttggtattttcgaaaatttcctcCAAGCTTTAGCTGAGGCAAGACAAGACGTGGAAAATATGAGGAGGAAGGTCGAAGAAGAAGAGCGCAGAGCAAAGCAGGAGCAAGAG CTAAGAAAACGGACGATGGAGAGGAAAAATTCTCGAGAGGGTATCCTGAACAGTATCTCGCTGGGAAATAAGACTCAGAGTAATGGAAATAATCAAGGTGACAACAAGGGCGAGTTTGATGACTTGATATCAGCTCTACGCACCGGTGATGTTTTCGGTGAGGACATTGCTAAGTTCAAGAGGTCGAAGCGCAGACCAGTGACACCCAGTGGTCAAGAATCCCGAAGGCACAGCGCACACAGGGAAGATTCCAGGGAACGGCATTAG
- the LOC124307324 gene encoding disheveled-associated activator of morphogenesis 1 isoform X1 — translation MFCQISGVRKCCLLCRIPSCPVKKPAPLKEFVGRCQTMPSRVKKSFCGCLQDDEPPEITYCVVEHTGTLTLQAMTPTLPMPAEEELNKMFLELVEELDLTQTNRQAVLALPANKKWQIYCSRKGNGTLDNGGLRTTDLSGDPEDYINRVKTIASTPFPEEGEEISNQMRQVEALKTALRTQPHSFVLRFIELDGLTALLQVLGTMDTDATNSNLHTSVIGCLKALMNNSNGRAHVLAHPTAINTISQSLATENIKTKISVLEILGAVCLVPGGHRKVLEAMLHFQQYHSERTRFQSIVNDLDKNFGIYKDNLSLKTAIMSFINAVLNYGPGQVTLEFRLHLRYELLMLGIQPIIEKLRKYENETLDRHLDFFEMVRNEDEKELARKFEKEHVDTKSATAMFDLLRRKLSHTAAYPHLLSLLEHCLLLPLDYGSHPQHWLLFDRIVQQIVLQSEGTGTPPTKNPDVAPIEINVKEIVHLLAKEEELVAAKKKAEELEKENSDMSSRLAKKEQELDLRTQEKEDMEASLSRIKERLEKETSLHIETKQRISELQDNVETLSRQVNNEKSERKRLEQLVASGSLPDDAKATIKIVEDEVAEVEAKPMPPPPPPPPLAPPPPPSLMPTAPPPMKVEIVKNVPQPGNPLKSFNWSKIPEQKLQGTIWSELDDTKLYNVMDLESIDKIFCAYQKNGVPTEGSIEDLRNLGKNKKTMSVIDSRRAQNCTILLSKLKMSDNDITRAILSMDQQNILHIDMVEQLLKYIPSSEESALLDLHQKDLQSRADCFLYQISKVPHYEQRLRSLHYKKKFAASIAELTPRMRSVLEASRQVARSRRLRKLLELVLALGNYVNRGNARGNAAGFRLASLNRLVDTKSSCAKGTTLLHYLVQMLESRFREVLDIEEDMPHVRTAARVSMADLQKEVANLKNGLSDVQREIEFHRGQSQVLQGDMFLPAMREFQAQATCRLAEAEDLFQDMKTRFDRAVRLFGEDSAGVQPDEFFGIFENFLQALAEARQDVENMRRKVEEEERRAKQEQELRKRTMERKNSREGILNSISLGNKTQSNGNNQGDNKGEFDDLISALRTGDVFGEDIAKFKRSKRRPVTPSGQESRRHSAHREDSRERH, via the exons ATGTTTTGTCAGATTTCTGGAGTGAGAAAATGTTGTCTTCTTTGT AGAATTCCAAGTTGTCCGGTGAAGAAACCGGCGCCTCTGAAAGAGTTCGTGGGTCGGTGCCAGACGATGCCGTCGAGGGTGAAAAAGTCGTTCTGCGGTTGCCTGCAG GATGACGAACCGCCGGAGATAACCTATTGCGTAGTGGAGCACACGGGTACGTTAACGTTGCAAGCGATGACCCCGACGCTGCCAATGCCCGCGGAGGAGGAGCTGAATAAAATGTTCCTAGAGCTGGTGGAGGAGTTGGATCTTACACAAACGAACAGACAAGCGGTCTTGGCTCTACCGGCTAATAAAAAATGGCAGATTTACTGCTCCCGGAAGGGTAATGGCACCCTGGACAATGGCGGACTGAGAACAACAGACTTGAGCGGTGATCCCGAGGACTACATCAACAGGGTCAAAACGATCGCTAGT ACCCCGTTTCCCGAAGAAGGCGAGGAAATTTCAAACCAAATGCGGCAGGTCGAAGCCCTGAAGACGGCTCTTCGGACCCAGCCGCATAGCTTCGTTTTGAGGTTTATAGAGCTCGATGGTCTTACCGCGCTTCTTCAGGTTTTAGGGACAATGGACACGGACGCGACGAACAGCAACCTCCACACGAGTGTTATTGGCTGCTTGAAAGCTCTTATGAACAATTCG AACGGAAGAGCTCACGTCCTGGCTCATCCAACAGCCATAAATACGATATCACAGTCCCTCGCTACGGAAAATATTAAGACGAAAATATCGGTTTTGGAAATACTCGGTGCTGTTTGCCTCGTACCCGGCGGTCACCGGAAGGTCCTCGAAGCGATGTTACACTTCCAGCAATATCACTCTGAGAGAACAAGGTTTCAGAGTATAGTGAACGATCTGGACAAGAATTTCGGTATATACAAGGATAACCTGTCTCTGAAGACGGCGATAATGTCGTTTATAAACGCGGTGCTGAATTACGGCCCCGGACAAGTCACCCTAGAGTTCAGACTTCACTTGAGGTACGAACTGCTGATGCTCGGTATTCAACCCATCATCGAGAAGCTGAGAAAATATGAGAACGAGACGCTGGACAGGCACTTGGACTTCTTCGAGATGGTCAGAAATGAAGATGAGAAGGAATTGGCCCGGAAATTCGAGAAGGAACACGTCGACACGAAGAGCGCTACAGCTATGTTCGATTTGTTGAGAAGAAAGCTCAGTCATACCGCAGCGTATCCTCATCTTTTGAGTCTGTTGGAGCATTGTCTTCTGCTGCCTC TTGACTACGGCTCGCACCCTCAACACTGGCTCCTCTTTGACCGGATCGTTCAGCAGATCGTCCTTCAATCGGAAGGTACCGGAACTCCACCGACAAAAAATCCAGACGTTGCTCCAATCGAGATAAACGTTAAGGAAATTGTCCATCTTCTTGCGAAGGAGGAAGAGCTTGTAGCGGCCAAGAAGAAGGCCGAAGAactggaaaaagaaaactcggACATGTCATCCCGGCTGGCCAAGAAGGAACAGGAACTGGACCTTAGGACGCAGGAAAAA GAAGACATGGAGGCCAGTCTATCGAGGATAAAGGAACGGCTTGAGAAGGAGACGTCGTTGCACATAGAGACGAAACAACGAATATCCGAGCTCCAGGACAACGTGGAGACCCTTTCGCGGCAGGTAAACAATGAAAAGTCGGAGAGGAAGCGACTGGAACAGCTCGTTGCTTCGGGGAGTCTTCCGGATGATGCCAAGGCTACGATAAAGATCGTCGAGGACGAGGTCGCGGAGGTCGAGGCCAAACCAATGCCGCCACCCCCACCGCCACCTCCACTGGCCCCGCCACCTCCCCCCTCTTTGATGCCGACTGCTCCACCGCCCATGAAAGTTGAGATTGTCAAAAATGTGCCGCAGCCCGGAAATCCGCTCAAGTCTTTCAACTGGTCAAAAATACCCGAGCAGAAGCTTCAGGGCACGATTTGGTCCGAATTGGACGACACGAAGCTCTACAACGTAATGGACCTCGAGTCCATTGACAAGATATTTTGCGCCTATCAGAAGAATGGCGTACCGACTGAAGGCTCGATAGAGGACCTCCGGAACTTGGGTAAAAACAAGAAGACCATGTCTGTCATCGACTCGAGGAGGGCGCAAAACTGCACCATTCTTCTGTCCAAGCTCAAAATGTCCGACAACGACATCACCAGGGCCATTTTGTCCATGGATCAACAGAATATACTTCACATAGACATGGTTGAACAACTCCTCAAGTACATACCATCCTCCGAGGAGTCAGCGTTACTCGACCTTCATCAGAAGGACCTCCAAAGCAGGGCGGATTGCTTCTTGTATCAAATATCCAA AGTACCTCATTACGAGCAGAGGTTAAGGTCTTTGCActacaagaaaaaatttgctgCCAGTATCGCCGAGCTGACGCCGCGAATGCGATCGGTTCTGGAAGCAAGCCGTCAAGTGGCGCGTTCAAGGAGATTGAGGAAACTTTTGGAGTTAGTTTTGGCTCTCGGAAATTACGTGAATCGAGGTAACGCCCGTGGCAATGCGGCCGGGTTTAGATTGGCGTCTCTCAATCGATTGGTGGATACTAAATCGTCGTGCGCAAAGGGCACCACGCTTCTTCACTACCTGGTCCAAATGCTGGAGTCGAGGTTCAGAGAGGTTCTTGACATCGAGGAAGACATGCCGCACGTCAGAACCGCCGCCAGAGTTAGCATGGCTGACCTGCAAAAAGAAgttgcgaatttgaaaaacggaTTGTCTGACGTGCAACGGGAAATCG AATTCCACAGGGGACAATCCCAAGTACTCCAAGGCGACATGTTCCTCCCAGCAATGAGGGAATTTCAGGCACAAGCTACATGCAGACTAGCGGAAGCTGAAGATCTGTTCCAAGATATGAAAACTAGG TTTGATAGAGCAGTGCGATTGTTTGGCGAAGATTCGGCTGGCGTACAGCCTGAcgaattttttggtattttcgaaaatttcctcCAAGCTTTAGCTGAGGCAAGACAAGACGTGGAAAATATGAGGAGGAAGGTCGAAGAAGAAGAGCGCAGAGCAAAGCAGGAGCAAGAG CTAAGAAAACGGACGATGGAGAGGAAAAATTCTCGAGAGGGTATCCTGAACAGTATCTCGCTGGGAAATAAGACTCAGAGTAATGGAAATAATCAAGGTGACAACAAGGGCGAGTTTGATGACTTGATATCAGCTCTACGCACCGGTGATGTTTTCGGTGAGGACATTGCTAAGTTCAAGAGGTCGAAGCGCAGACCAGTGACACCCAGTGGTCAAGAATCCCGAAGGCACAGCGCACACAGGGAAGATTCCAGGGAACGGCATTAG
- the LOC124307324 gene encoding disheveled-associated activator of morphogenesis 1 isoform X3: MPSRVKKSFCGCLQDDEPPEITYCVVEHTGTLTLQAMTPTLPMPAEEELNKMFLELVEELDLTQTNRQAVLALPANKKWQIYCSRKGNGTLDNGGLRTTDLSGDPEDYINRVKTIASTPFPEEGEEISNQMRQVEALKTALRTQPHSFVLRFIELDGLTALLQVLGTMDTDATNSNLHTSVIGCLKALMNNSNGRAHVLAHPTAINTISQSLATENIKTKISVLEILGAVCLVPGGHRKVLEAMLHFQQYHSERTRFQSIVNDLDKNFGIYKDNLSLKTAIMSFINAVLNYGPGQVTLEFRLHLRYELLMLGIQPIIEKLRKYENETLDRHLDFFEMVRNEDEKELARKFEKEHVDTKSATAMFDLLRRKLSHTAAYPHLLSLLEHCLLLPLDYGSHPQHWLLFDRIVQQIVLQSEGTGTPPTKNPDVAPIEINVKEIVHLLAKEEELVAAKKKAEELEKENSDMSSRLAKKEQELDLRTQEKEDMEASLSRIKERLEKETSLHIETKQRISELQDNVETLSRQVNNEKSERKRLEQLVASGSLPDDAKATIKIVEDEVAEVEAKPMPPPPPPPPLAPPPPPSLMPTAPPPMKVEIVKNVPQPGNPLKSFNWSKIPEQKLQGTIWSELDDTKLYNVMDLESIDKIFCAYQKNGVPTEGSIEDLRNLGKNKKTMSVIDSRRAQNCTILLSKLKMSDNDITRAILSMDQQNILHIDMVEQLLKYIPSSEESALLDLHQKDLQSRADCFLYQISKVPHYEQRLRSLHYKKKFAASIAELTPRMRSVLEASRQVARSRRLRKLLELVLALGNYVNRGNARGNAAGFRLASLNRLVDTKSSCAKGTTLLHYLVQMLESRFREVLDIEEDMPHVRTAARVSMADLQKEVANLKNGLSDVQREIEFHRGQSQVLQGDMFLPAMREFQAQATCRLAEAEDLFQDMKTRFDRAVRLFGEDSAGVQPDEFFGIFENFLQALAEARQDVENMRRKVEEEERRAKQEQELRKRTMERKNSREGILNSISLGNKTQSNGNNQGDNKGEFDDLISALRTGDVFGEDIAKFKRSKRRPVTPSGQESRRHSAHREDSRERH, translated from the exons ATGCCGTCGAGGGTGAAAAAGTCGTTCTGCGGTTGCCTGCAG GATGACGAACCGCCGGAGATAACCTATTGCGTAGTGGAGCACACGGGTACGTTAACGTTGCAAGCGATGACCCCGACGCTGCCAATGCCCGCGGAGGAGGAGCTGAATAAAATGTTCCTAGAGCTGGTGGAGGAGTTGGATCTTACACAAACGAACAGACAAGCGGTCTTGGCTCTACCGGCTAATAAAAAATGGCAGATTTACTGCTCCCGGAAGGGTAATGGCACCCTGGACAATGGCGGACTGAGAACAACAGACTTGAGCGGTGATCCCGAGGACTACATCAACAGGGTCAAAACGATCGCTAGT ACCCCGTTTCCCGAAGAAGGCGAGGAAATTTCAAACCAAATGCGGCAGGTCGAAGCCCTGAAGACGGCTCTTCGGACCCAGCCGCATAGCTTCGTTTTGAGGTTTATAGAGCTCGATGGTCTTACCGCGCTTCTTCAGGTTTTAGGGACAATGGACACGGACGCGACGAACAGCAACCTCCACACGAGTGTTATTGGCTGCTTGAAAGCTCTTATGAACAATTCG AACGGAAGAGCTCACGTCCTGGCTCATCCAACAGCCATAAATACGATATCACAGTCCCTCGCTACGGAAAATATTAAGACGAAAATATCGGTTTTGGAAATACTCGGTGCTGTTTGCCTCGTACCCGGCGGTCACCGGAAGGTCCTCGAAGCGATGTTACACTTCCAGCAATATCACTCTGAGAGAACAAGGTTTCAGAGTATAGTGAACGATCTGGACAAGAATTTCGGTATATACAAGGATAACCTGTCTCTGAAGACGGCGATAATGTCGTTTATAAACGCGGTGCTGAATTACGGCCCCGGACAAGTCACCCTAGAGTTCAGACTTCACTTGAGGTACGAACTGCTGATGCTCGGTATTCAACCCATCATCGAGAAGCTGAGAAAATATGAGAACGAGACGCTGGACAGGCACTTGGACTTCTTCGAGATGGTCAGAAATGAAGATGAGAAGGAATTGGCCCGGAAATTCGAGAAGGAACACGTCGACACGAAGAGCGCTACAGCTATGTTCGATTTGTTGAGAAGAAAGCTCAGTCATACCGCAGCGTATCCTCATCTTTTGAGTCTGTTGGAGCATTGTCTTCTGCTGCCTC TTGACTACGGCTCGCACCCTCAACACTGGCTCCTCTTTGACCGGATCGTTCAGCAGATCGTCCTTCAATCGGAAGGTACCGGAACTCCACCGACAAAAAATCCAGACGTTGCTCCAATCGAGATAAACGTTAAGGAAATTGTCCATCTTCTTGCGAAGGAGGAAGAGCTTGTAGCGGCCAAGAAGAAGGCCGAAGAactggaaaaagaaaactcggACATGTCATCCCGGCTGGCCAAGAAGGAACAGGAACTGGACCTTAGGACGCAGGAAAAA GAAGACATGGAGGCCAGTCTATCGAGGATAAAGGAACGGCTTGAGAAGGAGACGTCGTTGCACATAGAGACGAAACAACGAATATCCGAGCTCCAGGACAACGTGGAGACCCTTTCGCGGCAGGTAAACAATGAAAAGTCGGAGAGGAAGCGACTGGAACAGCTCGTTGCTTCGGGGAGTCTTCCGGATGATGCCAAGGCTACGATAAAGATCGTCGAGGACGAGGTCGCGGAGGTCGAGGCCAAACCAATGCCGCCACCCCCACCGCCACCTCCACTGGCCCCGCCACCTCCCCCCTCTTTGATGCCGACTGCTCCACCGCCCATGAAAGTTGAGATTGTCAAAAATGTGCCGCAGCCCGGAAATCCGCTCAAGTCTTTCAACTGGTCAAAAATACCCGAGCAGAAGCTTCAGGGCACGATTTGGTCCGAATTGGACGACACGAAGCTCTACAACGTAATGGACCTCGAGTCCATTGACAAGATATTTTGCGCCTATCAGAAGAATGGCGTACCGACTGAAGGCTCGATAGAGGACCTCCGGAACTTGGGTAAAAACAAGAAGACCATGTCTGTCATCGACTCGAGGAGGGCGCAAAACTGCACCATTCTTCTGTCCAAGCTCAAAATGTCCGACAACGACATCACCAGGGCCATTTTGTCCATGGATCAACAGAATATACTTCACATAGACATGGTTGAACAACTCCTCAAGTACATACCATCCTCCGAGGAGTCAGCGTTACTCGACCTTCATCAGAAGGACCTCCAAAGCAGGGCGGATTGCTTCTTGTATCAAATATCCAA AGTACCTCATTACGAGCAGAGGTTAAGGTCTTTGCActacaagaaaaaatttgctgCCAGTATCGCCGAGCTGACGCCGCGAATGCGATCGGTTCTGGAAGCAAGCCGTCAAGTGGCGCGTTCAAGGAGATTGAGGAAACTTTTGGAGTTAGTTTTGGCTCTCGGAAATTACGTGAATCGAGGTAACGCCCGTGGCAATGCGGCCGGGTTTAGATTGGCGTCTCTCAATCGATTGGTGGATACTAAATCGTCGTGCGCAAAGGGCACCACGCTTCTTCACTACCTGGTCCAAATGCTGGAGTCGAGGTTCAGAGAGGTTCTTGACATCGAGGAAGACATGCCGCACGTCAGAACCGCCGCCAGAGTTAGCATGGCTGACCTGCAAAAAGAAgttgcgaatttgaaaaacggaTTGTCTGACGTGCAACGGGAAATCG AATTCCACAGGGGACAATCCCAAGTACTCCAAGGCGACATGTTCCTCCCAGCAATGAGGGAATTTCAGGCACAAGCTACATGCAGACTAGCGGAAGCTGAAGATCTGTTCCAAGATATGAAAACTAGG TTTGATAGAGCAGTGCGATTGTTTGGCGAAGATTCGGCTGGCGTACAGCCTGAcgaattttttggtattttcgaaaatttcctcCAAGCTTTAGCTGAGGCAAGACAAGACGTGGAAAATATGAGGAGGAAGGTCGAAGAAGAAGAGCGCAGAGCAAAGCAGGAGCAAGAG CTAAGAAAACGGACGATGGAGAGGAAAAATTCTCGAGAGGGTATCCTGAACAGTATCTCGCTGGGAAATAAGACTCAGAGTAATGGAAATAATCAAGGTGACAACAAGGGCGAGTTTGATGACTTGATATCAGCTCTACGCACCGGTGATGTTTTCGGTGAGGACATTGCTAAGTTCAAGAGGTCGAAGCGCAGACCAGTGACACCCAGTGGTCAAGAATCCCGAAGGCACAGCGCACACAGGGAAGATTCCAGGGAACGGCATTAG